One window of Oscillibacter hominis genomic DNA carries:
- a CDS encoding isocitrate lyase/PEP mutase family protein, giving the protein MNRTTRLKELIRAREILVMPGVYDALSAKIAEKCGVKAVQVTGYGLAGSNLGLPDVGIMTKTQMVDLTRNICRAVSIPVMADGDTGFGNAINLYYAVRDFEAAGAAGINLEDQFFPKRCGHMGGKQIIPFEEAVKKIEAAAAARTDPDFVINARTDAIAVAGVEEAIRRGNAFAKAGADLVFVEAPTNPDDVKRVIESIEAPVSINMIYAKGSKTPAISIRQLEEWGAARVSVPVMPLFAAARALERAYTAVAKDDVEAMDGEIFAFQEFTDLVGLPEIQELERLFLDTAELDARYHR; this is encoded by the coding sequence ATGAATCGTACGACTCGGCTCAAAGAGCTGATCCGCGCCCGGGAAATCCTGGTCATGCCGGGCGTCTACGACGCGCTGAGCGCAAAGATTGCGGAAAAGTGCGGCGTAAAGGCGGTGCAGGTCACCGGATACGGCCTGGCGGGCAGCAATTTGGGCCTTCCTGACGTGGGGATTATGACCAAGACGCAGATGGTCGATCTGACCCGCAACATCTGCCGCGCCGTCAGCATCCCCGTGATGGCGGACGGGGACACCGGATTCGGCAATGCAATCAACCTCTATTACGCCGTCAGGGACTTTGAAGCGGCCGGCGCTGCGGGCATCAACCTGGAGGACCAGTTTTTCCCCAAGCGCTGCGGCCACATGGGCGGAAAGCAGATCATCCCCTTTGAAGAGGCGGTAAAAAAGATCGAAGCCGCCGCCGCGGCCCGGACGGACCCGGACTTCGTCATCAACGCCCGCACCGACGCCATCGCGGTCGCGGGAGTCGAGGAGGCGATCCGCCGGGGCAACGCCTTTGCCAAGGCAGGCGCCGATCTTGTCTTTGTGGAGGCACCGACAAACCCGGACGATGTGAAGCGGGTGATCGAATCCATTGAGGCGCCGGTGAGCATCAATATGATCTATGCCAAGGGCTCTAAGACGCCCGCCATCTCCATCCGGCAGCTGGAGGAGTGGGGCGCGGCCCGGGTAAGCGTACCCGTCATGCCCCTCTTTGCGGCCGCCCGGGCGCTGGAGCGGGCCTATACCGCAGTTGCCAAGGACGACGTTGAAGCCATGGACGGTGAAATCTTCGCGTTTCAGGAGTTTACAGATCTGGTCGGCCTGCCGGAGATTCAGGAGCTGGAGCGGCTGTTCCTGGATACGGCCGAGCTGGACGCCCGCTATCACCGCTGA